The following proteins come from a genomic window of Cronobacter muytjensii ATCC 51329:
- the lysM gene encoding peptidoglycan-binding protein LysM: MGLLNFVKEAGEKIWDSVSGHNDAAQQNAKVQEHLKKTGIPDADKVQVQVDDGKATVTGQGLSQEAKEKILVAVGNIAGIGHVDDNVAVASPAPESQYYTVKKGDTLSAISKEVYGDANQYQKIFEANKPMLTSPEKIYPGQVLRIPK, from the coding sequence ATGGGCTTACTGAATTTTGTCAAAGAAGCGGGCGAGAAAATCTGGGACAGCGTCTCCGGGCATAACGATGCGGCGCAGCAGAACGCCAAAGTGCAGGAGCACCTGAAAAAAACCGGCATCCCGGACGCCGATAAAGTGCAGGTGCAGGTCGATGACGGCAAAGCGACCGTGACCGGTCAGGGCTTAAGCCAGGAGGCCAAAGAGAAAATTCTGGTGGCGGTAGGGAATATCGCGGGCATCGGGCATGTCGATGATAACGTGGCGGTGGCAAGCCCTGCGCCGGAAAGCCAGTATTACACGGTGAAAAAAGGCGACACCCTGAGCGCGATTTCTAAAGAGGTTTATGGCGATGCGAACCAGTATCAGAAAATTTTTGAAGCCAATAAACCGATGCTGACCAGCCCGGAAAAAATCTATCCGGGCCAGGTGCTGCGTATTCCGAAATAA
- the cmoB gene encoding tRNA 5-methoxyuridine(34)/uridine 5-oxyacetic acid(34) synthase CmoB: MIDFGKFYQQIACGPLAHWLETLPAQVAAWQRDALHGQFKQWKNSLDNLPALVPDQLDLLHSVSAQSDTPLSDGQRKRIEQLLRTLMPWRKGPFSLYGIDIDTEWRSDLKWDRVLPHITPLAGRTILDVGCGSGYHLWRMVGAGAQLAVGIDPTQLFLCQFEAVRKLLGDDNRAHVLPLGIEQMSALNAFDTVFSMGVLYHRRSPLEHLWQLKDQLVKEGELVLETLVVEGDENTVLVPGERYAQMRNVYFIPSAPALKNWLEKCGFVDVRIADYSVTTVEEQRRTAWMQTESLADFLDPQDATKTREGYPAPLRAVLVARKP; the protein is encoded by the coding sequence ATGATCGATTTCGGTAAGTTTTATCAGCAGATAGCCTGCGGCCCGCTCGCGCACTGGCTCGAAACGCTGCCCGCTCAGGTCGCCGCCTGGCAGCGCGACGCCCTGCACGGCCAGTTTAAGCAGTGGAAAAATTCTCTCGATAACCTGCCGGCGCTGGTGCCGGATCAGCTTGACCTGCTGCACAGCGTCAGCGCGCAGAGCGATACGCCGCTCAGCGACGGTCAGCGCAAGCGTATCGAACAGCTGCTGCGTACGCTGATGCCGTGGCGCAAAGGGCCATTTTCGCTCTATGGCATCGATATCGACACCGAATGGCGCTCCGATCTCAAATGGGATCGCGTGCTGCCGCATATCACCCCGCTTGCTGGCCGCACTATTCTCGATGTGGGCTGCGGCAGCGGCTATCACCTCTGGCGCATGGTCGGCGCAGGCGCGCAATTGGCGGTGGGCATCGATCCGACACAGCTGTTCCTGTGCCAGTTTGAGGCGGTCCGCAAGCTGCTGGGCGACGATAACCGCGCGCACGTGTTACCGCTCGGCATTGAGCAGATGTCCGCGCTCAATGCGTTCGATACCGTCTTTTCTATGGGCGTGCTCTACCATCGCCGCTCGCCGCTGGAGCATCTCTGGCAGCTTAAAGATCAGCTGGTGAAAGAGGGCGAGCTGGTACTGGAAACGCTGGTGGTGGAAGGCGATGAAAACACAGTGCTGGTGCCCGGCGAGCGCTACGCGCAGATGCGTAACGTCTACTTTATTCCGTCCGCGCCGGCGCTGAAAAACTGGCTGGAAAAATGCGGTTTTGTGGATGTGCGCATTGCGGATTACTCGGTCACCACGGTGGAAGAGCAGCGCCGCACCGCCTGGATGCAGACGGAGTCGCTGGCGGATTTCCTCGATCCTCAGGATGCCACGAAAACCCGCGAAGGCTACCCTGCCCCGCTGCGCGCCGTGCTGGTGGCCCGCAAGCCCTGA
- the cmoA gene encoding carboxy-S-adenosyl-L-methionine synthase CmoA: MSNRDTLFSAPIARLGDWTFDERVAEVFPDMIQRSVPGYSNIISMIGMLAERFVQPASQVYDLGCSLGAATLSVRRNVHHDGCKIIAVDNSPAMVERCRRHIDAFKAKTPVEVIEDDIRNITIENASMVVLNFTLQFLNPDDRQLLLNKIYQGLNPGGALVLSEKFSFEDSDVGELLFNMHHDFKRANGYSELEISQKRSMLENVMLTDSVETHKARLRQAGFEHSELWFQCFNFGSLVALKAGSAA; encoded by the coding sequence ATGTCTAATCGCGACACGCTGTTCTCCGCGCCCATCGCCCGTCTGGGCGACTGGACTTTCGATGAGCGGGTGGCTGAAGTCTTCCCCGATATGATCCAGCGTTCCGTGCCGGGCTATTCCAATATCATTTCCATGATTGGCATGCTGGCGGAACGTTTCGTCCAGCCCGCAAGCCAGGTCTACGACCTCGGTTGTTCGCTCGGCGCCGCCACCCTCTCGGTGCGCCGCAACGTGCATCACGATGGCTGTAAGATTATCGCGGTGGACAATTCGCCCGCTATGGTGGAGCGCTGCCGTCGCCATATCGACGCGTTCAAGGCGAAAACGCCGGTGGAGGTGATTGAAGACGATATCCGCAATATCACCATTGAGAACGCCTCTATGGTGGTGCTCAATTTCACGCTCCAGTTCCTCAATCCAGACGACCGTCAGCTGCTGCTCAATAAAATCTATCAGGGACTTAACCCCGGCGGCGCGCTGGTGCTCTCTGAAAAATTCAGTTTTGAAGACAGCGATGTCGGCGAGCTGCTGTTTAACATGCACCATGATTTCAAGCGCGCCAACGGTTACAGCGAGCTGGAGATAAGCCAGAAGCGCAGCATGCTGGAAAACGTCATGCTGACCGACTCCGTGGAAACCCACAAAGCGCGCCTGCGTCAGGCCGGTTTTGAGCACAGCGAACTCTGGTTCCAGTGCTTTAACTTTGGCTCGCTGGTAGCGCTGAAAGCCGGGAGCGCGGCATGA
- a CDS encoding MAPEG family protein, whose amino-acid sequence MVSALYAVLGALLLMKFSFDVVRLRMQYRVAYGDGGFSELQSAIRIHGNAVEYLPIGLLLLLFMEMNGAQNWMLHVCGLLLLVGRLMHYYGFHHRLLRWRRSGMSATYIALLLMVLANIWYMPWELVFSFH is encoded by the coding sequence ATGGTAAGCGCGCTTTATGCGGTTCTGGGTGCGTTGTTGTTGATGAAGTTCTCTTTCGATGTGGTTCGTCTGCGGATGCAGTATCGCGTCGCATATGGCGACGGCGGTTTCAGCGAGCTGCAAAGCGCTATCCGTATACACGGCAATGCCGTGGAATACCTGCCCATCGGCCTGTTGCTGCTGCTTTTTATGGAGATGAACGGCGCGCAGAACTGGATGCTGCACGTCTGCGGCCTGCTGCTGCTGGTCGGTCGTCTGATGCATTATTACGGCTTCCATCACCGGCTGTTACGCTGGCGGCGCAGCGGCATGAGCGCTACGTATATCGCGCTGCTGCTGATGGTGCTGGCCAACATCTGGTATATGCCCTGGGAGTTGGTTTTCTCGTTCCATTAG